One genomic region from Metallosphaera tengchongensis encodes:
- a CDS encoding pirin family protein, with the protein MTQSDLHIRKVLQIIRGRYTVDGAGVKLYRVFGGQGTVELTDPFLLLDFFGSKDPKDYMAGFPWHPHRGIETVTYMLKGRVKHEDSTGNKGVIETGDIQWMTAGSGIFHQEMPEVNADGEMRGFQLWLNIPSEKKMMRPKYRNLRAKAIPEITLENGVRVKVVVGTAGDVVGPIKDTLVDAQYLDVYIPPETSFVHDVKYGYTSLVYAFSGEGFADSSEKVLKEGELAVYNREGDIISIRAKDKPMRILVLSGRPLEEPVAWYGPIVMNYEFELREAFRELSEGTFIKKDAEIQDFE; encoded by the coding sequence ATGACTCAATCGGATCTTCACATAAGAAAAGTATTACAGATAATTAGGGGCAGATATACGGTCGACGGCGCTGGCGTTAAGTTGTACAGAGTTTTTGGCGGTCAGGGAACAGTAGAACTTACAGATCCTTTCCTCTTACTGGACTTCTTCGGCTCAAAGGATCCCAAAGACTACATGGCAGGATTTCCTTGGCATCCTCATAGGGGAATCGAGACAGTCACCTACATGTTAAAGGGCAGAGTGAAGCACGAAGATAGCACAGGAAATAAAGGTGTAATTGAGACCGGAGATATACAGTGGATGACTGCTGGCTCCGGGATATTTCATCAAGAGATGCCAGAGGTCAATGCTGATGGAGAAATGAGAGGCTTTCAGTTGTGGCTAAACATCCCTAGTGAAAAGAAAATGATGAGACCTAAGTACAGAAATCTAAGGGCGAAGGCTATTCCCGAAATTACCCTCGAAAATGGAGTTAGAGTAAAAGTCGTTGTAGGAACGGCAGGAGACGTTGTAGGACCGATTAAAGACACGTTGGTTGACGCGCAGTACCTCGATGTATACATTCCTCCAGAGACATCCTTTGTCCATGATGTAAAATATGGGTACACTTCATTGGTATATGCATTTTCGGGAGAGGGCTTTGCTGATTCTTCTGAGAAGGTCTTAAAGGAAGGAGAACTAGCTGTCTATAACAGGGAAGGGGACATCATTTCCATAAGGGCCAAGGACAAGCCCATGAGGATACTAGTTCTTTCCGGTAGACCTTTAGAGGAGCCTGTCGCCTGGTATGGTCCTATAGTCATGAACTATGAGTTTGAGTTGAGGGAAGCGTTTAGGGAACTTTCAGAGGGAACTTTCATCAAGAAGGACGCTGAGATCCAAGACTTTGAGTAA
- a CDS encoding putative metallopeptidase, with protein MKFELAPDVKKTAETVNLKLDLGLDLERVEFIRSFGSRSRAYARTLALPSQWRYILDSRKIYIVEVISEKFDRLTCEDRVYIVVHELMHIPNGMRGGLRNHSYAGFRRIRHLTRKVLSEQELC; from the coding sequence TTGAAGTTCGAACTGGCCCCAGATGTTAAGAAAACGGCTGAAACAGTTAACCTGAAGTTAGATCTAGGACTAGACCTAGAGAGGGTTGAATTCATCAGGAGCTTCGGTTCTAGATCGAGAGCGTATGCTAGAACCCTAGCTCTTCCAAGTCAGTGGAGGTATATTCTAGATTCCAGGAAGATATATATTGTCGAAGTCATTTCAGAAAAATTCGACCGGTTAACTTGCGAAGACAGGGTTTATATTGTGGTCCATGAACTGATGCACATTCCTAACGGAATGCGTGGTGGATTAAGGAATCATAGTTATGCTGGTTTTAGAAGAATTCGTCATTTAACGCGAAAAGTCCTCTCGGAACAGGAGTTATGTTAA
- a CDS encoding DoxX family protein: MDQILSSTGILIFRLLYGVALIPHSFPKINRAGNKQMKGYMKQIGIHPAFVDLSMIIELLGGILVILGTLYILVGAVLVLFFLGTVVTSIAKMKKPLPSMTSPGYDLDILFLAGAILLLITGPGSFSILAGPSL; the protein is encoded by the coding sequence ATGGATCAAATACTAAGTTCAACGGGAATCTTGATCTTTAGGTTGCTCTACGGAGTGGCATTAATTCCCCACTCTTTTCCTAAAATAAATAGGGCCGGAAATAAACAGATGAAAGGCTACATGAAACAAATCGGTATTCATCCCGCATTCGTAGATCTGTCTATGATAATTGAGTTGTTAGGTGGTATCCTAGTTATTTTGGGAACGTTATACATTCTTGTTGGTGCTGTTCTTGTCCTGTTCTTCCTAGGCACAGTCGTAACGAGCATAGCTAAGATGAAGAAACCTCTTCCATCAATGACGAGCCCAGGATATGACTTAGATATTTTATTTCTCGCCGGTGCCATATTATTACTAATAACTGGACCTGGGAGCTTTTCTATACTAGCTGGGCCATCCCTATAA
- a CDS encoding PaaI family thioesterase gives MNFQTLQELQSYLEEGDPVFRMLEGKIRELRTGEALLEIPYKTEITRRGGVLNGGMIMTIMDFAGGIAVASVNDGDDQVTQELKVNFLEPMYKGPFLCRAKVLRKGYTAIVVDIELRDQDGRIGAKGLGTWYIIRGRKVKKEE, from the coding sequence ATGAATTTTCAGACCCTTCAGGAATTACAGTCTTACCTTGAGGAAGGAGACCCGGTCTTTAGAATGTTGGAAGGTAAAATAAGGGAATTAAGGACAGGTGAAGCACTTCTTGAAATTCCTTATAAGACCGAGATTACCAGAAGGGGAGGAGTGCTGAACGGTGGTATGATAATGACCATAATGGATTTCGCTGGGGGGATTGCTGTGGCAAGTGTTAATGATGGCGATGACCAGGTAACGCAGGAACTGAAAGTTAATTTCTTAGAACCTATGTATAAAGGTCCGTTCCTTTGCAGGGCCAAAGTGTTACGCAAAGGTTACACTGCCATAGTTGTGGACATAGAGCTCAGAGACCAGGATGGGAGGATAGGTGCTAAGGGTTTGGGGACCTGGTACATTATAAGGGGAAGAAAGGTAAAAAAAGAGGAATAA
- a CDS encoding winged helix-turn-helix transcriptional regulator, whose product MASISRNEQNKSACPIVETIKIIGTEPRLLVLRYLFEGPRGFNKLLKETGLSSKTLSSTLKFMEDNDIVERKIVSTRPFKVEYSLTDKGKELQSLFKIMGEWGEKWVLSPTGRKDKPREISH is encoded by the coding sequence ATGGCATCAATTTCACGTAATGAACAAAATAAGTCTGCCTGCCCCATAGTGGAGACCATAAAGATCATAGGCACTGAACCTAGACTGTTGGTGCTAAGGTACTTGTTTGAGGGACCCAGAGGCTTCAATAAGTTATTAAAGGAAACTGGACTTAGCTCAAAGACCTTGTCCTCCACCCTTAAATTCATGGAAGATAATGACATTGTGGAAAGGAAAATAGTAAGCACTAGACCGTTTAAGGTAGAGTACAGCCTAACAGATAAAGGAAAGGAACTTCAATCGCTGTTCAAGATAATGGGTGAATGGGGAGAAAAATGGGTTCTGAGCCCTACTGGACGCAAAGATAAACCTAGAGAGATCTCTCACTAA
- a CDS encoding AMP-binding protein, whose translation MIWRPDRDWIEESNIGKWLAHRGISLNHFQELSWSKPEVFWPDFLDEVSLVLKKKPKRVLDTSLGREWAKWFVGASLNISDQIKDSPDVMVRSMNEEGDIKELTSSQVLQWSKSISSWLKRNGLRKGDRVAVYMPMRAEIVPIMLGIVRAGMIVVPLFSGYGEEPIRVRLEDSEARAIFTVDSYKRKGKEIEPFRNLEKFNLIKIALKTNKELKDYWNLEDLLREGGDGYEETESEDPLMIIYTSGTTGKPKGCVHVHGGFPIKAAADMYFHFDVRKTEFVSWISDMGWMMGPWLVFGSLILGANMALLDGFADSETLQRFISSANVKVLGLSASLIRSLRASRPNAKLDVRVVGNTGEPIDPESWNWVAEATSAPVINYSGGTEISGGILGNYVVKEMKPSAFNGQSPGIRAEVMREDGQAAPPNYEGELVILSLWPGMTRGFWKDPERYISTYWSKWKGVWVHGDLAMKDSEGYFYILGRSDDTIKVSGKRVGPGEIEAVINSHPAVVESACVGVPDQLKGERIICLAVPKIIKDGLEKDIVNYLEEKLGKALMPSELRLVPELPKTRNAKIMRRLIRNTILGRDLGDISSLENPQSLEIIKKSIGK comes from the coding sequence ATGATATGGAGACCTGATAGGGATTGGATAGAAGAAAGCAATATTGGAAAGTGGCTGGCACATCGAGGTATATCTCTAAACCATTTTCAAGAACTCTCTTGGAGTAAACCTGAGGTATTTTGGCCTGATTTTCTTGATGAGGTTTCTCTTGTTCTTAAGAAAAAACCCAAAAGAGTTCTCGACACTTCTCTAGGTAGAGAGTGGGCAAAGTGGTTTGTTGGAGCCAGCCTAAACATCTCGGATCAGATAAAGGATAGTCCAGATGTAATGGTTAGGTCCATGAATGAAGAAGGGGATATAAAGGAGCTCACTTCCTCTCAGGTTTTACAATGGTCCAAGTCGATTTCCAGTTGGCTTAAAAGAAACGGGTTGAGGAAGGGAGATCGAGTAGCAGTCTATATGCCCATGAGGGCTGAGATAGTGCCAATCATGCTAGGTATAGTGAGAGCTGGGATGATAGTGGTTCCGTTGTTTTCTGGATACGGAGAAGAACCAATAAGGGTTAGGTTAGAGGACAGCGAAGCGAGGGCAATTTTCACTGTCGATAGTTACAAGAGAAAGGGGAAAGAAATTGAACCTTTTAGAAATCTGGAAAAGTTCAATTTGATCAAAATTGCTTTGAAGACAAACAAGGAGCTTAAGGACTATTGGAACCTAGAGGATCTATTGAGGGAGGGAGGAGACGGATATGAAGAGACCGAGAGTGAAGATCCTCTTATGATAATATACACCTCCGGTACTACGGGTAAACCTAAAGGATGCGTCCACGTACATGGCGGATTTCCGATAAAGGCAGCTGCAGATATGTATTTCCACTTTGACGTAAGAAAAACAGAGTTCGTTTCATGGATTTCTGACATGGGCTGGATGATGGGACCGTGGCTGGTGTTTGGCTCGCTAATTTTAGGCGCTAACATGGCTTTGCTCGACGGTTTTGCGGACTCGGAAACGCTTCAAAGGTTCATATCCTCCGCCAACGTTAAGGTTTTAGGACTTTCGGCAAGTCTAATTAGGAGCCTTAGGGCTTCTAGACCCAACGCGAAATTAGACGTCAGGGTGGTAGGAAACACTGGAGAACCAATCGATCCCGAGTCCTGGAACTGGGTGGCTGAGGCTACGTCTGCTCCTGTAATAAACTACTCTGGTGGTACAGAAATTTCTGGTGGGATACTCGGTAACTACGTCGTAAAGGAAATGAAGCCTTCAGCGTTCAACGGACAGTCCCCTGGTATAAGGGCTGAAGTGATGAGGGAAGACGGTCAGGCCGCTCCCCCAAACTACGAGGGTGAGCTCGTAATACTGAGTTTATGGCCAGGTATGACTAGAGGATTCTGGAAGGACCCAGAAAGGTATATTTCCACGTACTGGTCCAAATGGAAAGGTGTGTGGGTTCACGGTGATTTGGCTATGAAGGACAGTGAGGGTTATTTCTACATACTTGGAAGAAGCGATGATACCATAAAAGTATCAGGTAAGAGAGTAGGTCCAGGAGAGATCGAAGCGGTAATTAACTCGCACCCAGCCGTCGTGGAGAGCGCATGCGTGGGCGTACCGGATCAGTTAAAGGGGGAGAGAATAATCTGTCTAGCTGTTCCGAAGATAATAAAAGACGGACTAGAAAAGGATATTGTAAACTACTTAGAAGAAAAATTGGGGAAGGCACTCATGCCATCCGAATTGAGGTTAGTCCCCGAACTTCCTAAGACTAGAAACGCAAAGATAATGAGGAGGTTGATACGAAATACAATCTTGGGCAGGGATTTAGGTGATATTTCTTCCTTGGAAAACCCTCAATCCTTAGAAATCATTAAAAAATCCATAGGTAAATGA
- a CDS encoding Zn-ribbon domain-containing OB-fold protein, which translates to MSWDKTGRETDLLTWKDVMEVNSYVYTVGSDGENFLKGLKEGKILGRKCPKCGKVYVPPRMYCEECFVENGEYLELKEAYLETFTVVYYDSDGNRLEKPVTIGLIRFHGASGGLLAYLDGVPEIGRKVEIETYDIPLRVRVK; encoded by the coding sequence ATGTCATGGGATAAGACTGGAAGGGAAACTGATCTCCTAACTTGGAAGGACGTAATGGAAGTTAACAGTTACGTGTATACGGTAGGAAGCGACGGAGAGAATTTCCTAAAGGGGTTGAAGGAGGGGAAGATCCTGGGGAGGAAGTGTCCAAAGTGCGGGAAAGTCTACGTACCCCCAAGGATGTACTGCGAGGAGTGCTTCGTTGAAAATGGAGAGTACTTGGAACTTAAGGAGGCATACCTTGAAACTTTTACCGTGGTGTATTATGATAGTGACGGAAATCGTCTTGAAAAACCTGTAACCATAGGACTAATTAGATTCCACGGAGCTTCTGGCGGTCTGTTGGCTTACTTAGACGGCGTTCCTGAGATTGGGAGAAAGGTTGAAATCGAAACATACGATATTCCTCTTAGGGTTAGAGTGAAATGA
- a CDS encoding Zn-ribbon domain-containing OB-fold protein, with protein sequence MTLHPLKDEELKTHFTITYKPEAKYSYTAGQAISNFLKGLKEGKILGRKCPKCGKVYVPPRMYCEECFCPTSSWTQVSDEGVVMTAVASFISWTRDRLEEPEIVGTIRLFPSTSRDYVYPGLFHRICCSYEEVKNMKIFGRRVKARWRPTEKRVGSIDDIECFEVI encoded by the coding sequence ATGACTCTACATCCTTTAAAGGATGAGGAATTGAAAACCCACTTTACAATAACCTACAAACCAGAGGCTAAATACTCTTATACCGCTGGACAGGCAATAAGTAATTTCCTAAAGGGGTTGAAGGAGGGGAAGATCCTGGGGAGGAAGTGTCCAAAGTGCGGGAAAGTCTACGTACCCCCAAGGATGTACTGCGAGGAGTGCTTCTGCCCAACTTCCAGCTGGACGCAGGTTTCAGACGAGGGAGTTGTGATGACGGCAGTGGCTAGCTTCATCTCTTGGACTAGGGACAGGTTAGAGGAACCCGAGATTGTAGGGACCATAAGGCTTTTCCCTTCAACCTCTAGGGACTATGTTTACCCCGGACTATTCCACAGGATATGTTGCTCTTACGAGGAGGTTAAAAACATGAAGATTTTTGGTAGGAGGGTTAAAGCCCGATGGAGGCCTACGGAAAAAAGGGTAGGAAGCATAGACGATATTGAGTGCTTCGAGGTGATCTAA
- a CDS encoding thiolase domain-containing protein codes for MRVNLKYRKVAAIGAGMTPFRRRFLETPQELAWEASRKALEEANLELKDIDCVVIGSAPDAFDGVHMKGEYLAHGSGGTGRPVSRVFVGGATGVMTAISAWYHVASGMCKKVLAVAEEKMSPGRPHPQAVFRYIWDPITEKPLNPNLIWIFAMEMHRYMHVNNVSKEEIALVSVKNKRNASVNPYAQLGGEITVDDVLRSEVLVWPVQLLDVSPVSDGAAAMVMVDGDVARRYTDTPVWIEGVGWTLDNTTWPNRELAYPRYLENAARMAYKMAGVERPQKEVDVVEPYDPFDYKELHHLEGLLLARKGEAPALLKEGFFDKDGDIPSSPSGGLLGVGNPIAAAGLMKVISIYWQLKGTADKMQVKRPVHTGVAQAWGDLMQASTVIVMRN; via the coding sequence ATGAGGGTAAACTTAAAGTATAGGAAAGTAGCAGCCATAGGGGCCGGGATGACCCCCTTCAGGAGAAGGTTCCTTGAAACCCCACAAGAGTTAGCGTGGGAAGCGTCCAGGAAGGCGCTGGAGGAGGCAAACTTGGAGTTGAAGGATATAGATTGCGTCGTAATAGGAAGTGCCCCTGATGCGTTTGATGGGGTTCATATGAAGGGCGAATACCTGGCCCACGGTTCAGGAGGTACAGGGAGGCCTGTGAGCAGAGTCTTCGTTGGAGGTGCCACTGGGGTAATGACAGCAATTTCTGCGTGGTACCATGTGGCAAGTGGCATGTGCAAGAAAGTCCTAGCTGTGGCTGAAGAGAAGATGAGCCCTGGTAGACCACACCCTCAAGCAGTATTTAGATACATCTGGGATCCGATCACCGAAAAACCTCTCAACCCGAACCTGATCTGGATTTTCGCAATGGAAATGCACAGGTACATGCACGTGAATAACGTTAGTAAGGAAGAGATAGCCTTAGTGTCAGTTAAGAACAAGAGAAACGCCTCAGTCAACCCATACGCTCAACTGGGAGGGGAAATCACCGTGGATGATGTGCTTAGGAGCGAGGTTCTAGTATGGCCAGTTCAGCTACTTGACGTAAGTCCTGTTAGTGATGGGGCTGCAGCCATGGTCATGGTAGATGGGGATGTAGCTAGAAGGTACACAGATACCCCTGTGTGGATTGAAGGGGTCGGATGGACTTTGGACAACACAACCTGGCCCAACAGGGAACTAGCTTACCCTAGGTATTTGGAGAACGCCGCGAGGATGGCCTACAAAATGGCTGGAGTCGAAAGACCTCAAAAGGAGGTAGACGTGGTTGAACCTTATGACCCCTTTGATTACAAGGAACTTCACCACTTAGAGGGGCTGCTTCTTGCCAGGAAGGGAGAGGCACCAGCTCTGCTCAAAGAGGGGTTCTTCGACAAGGACGGGGACATTCCCAGCAGTCCCTCCGGCGGGTTACTGGGGGTTGGCAATCCCATAGCCGCTGCAGGGTTAATGAAAGTGATCAGTATTTACTGGCAACTAAAGGGAACAGCTGATAAAATGCAGGTCAAAAGACCTGTTCACACAGGAGTGGCCCAAGCGTGGGGGGATCTAATGCAAGCCTCCACTGTGATAGTTATGAGGAACTAG
- a CDS encoding thiolase domain-containing protein — MESVGIVGVGWYGFSPHVHDLSFREMMFEASQRAYYDAGGINPREQVDAFISCQEDFWEGISISDEFAPDPIGGAMRPTMTVAGDGLQGIAHGIMLINSGVADVVAVESHAKPSDILTFSKIMELAMDPTYIRRSVVNYHFIAGLDATKFMSRTGITREDLAEVVVKNRSAGLKTDRAPFSALLDKEDVLSQEVLVHPLTALDIARPVDGAIVVVLASESYARKFNDTPIWINGIGFATDNSNLELASLGEAKYVRISAQNAYSMARLESPLKVSGIFVDDRYSYKELMHLEALGIKEVADKLREGYFHRGSYLPVNPKGGHLAKGFPLEASGLSLLVDAVEFLREGGESAIVASWRGIPTFTGGVVVVRR; from the coding sequence GTGGAAAGTGTTGGAATAGTGGGGGTAGGATGGTACGGCTTTTCACCCCACGTTCATGATCTATCCTTCAGGGAAATGATGTTCGAGGCATCTCAAAGGGCGTATTATGATGCGGGAGGGATAAATCCAAGAGAACAAGTGGATGCATTTATATCATGTCAGGAAGATTTTTGGGAAGGTATATCTATTTCAGATGAATTCGCCCCAGACCCTATAGGAGGGGCCATGAGACCCACAATGACCGTGGCGGGAGACGGCTTACAGGGGATCGCTCACGGTATTATGCTCATAAACTCTGGTGTAGCTGATGTGGTAGCAGTTGAATCTCACGCTAAACCAAGCGATATTTTGACCTTTTCGAAGATAATGGAATTGGCCATGGATCCCACTTACATCAGGAGGAGTGTAGTAAACTATCACTTCATAGCTGGACTTGACGCCACGAAATTCATGAGTAGGACGGGAATTACAAGGGAGGACCTAGCGGAAGTTGTGGTTAAAAACAGATCGGCTGGATTAAAGACGGATAGAGCGCCCTTTTCAGCCCTCCTAGACAAGGAAGACGTCCTTTCCCAGGAGGTTTTAGTACATCCTCTAACTGCGCTTGATATAGCAAGACCTGTGGATGGAGCAATTGTTGTGGTGTTAGCATCTGAAAGTTACGCAAGAAAATTTAACGATACACCAATTTGGATTAACGGAATTGGTTTCGCAACGGACAATTCGAATCTGGAGCTCGCCAGTCTCGGGGAAGCAAAGTACGTAAGGATCTCTGCGCAGAACGCCTACTCTATGGCTAGGTTGGAGTCTCCTCTTAAGGTGAGCGGAATATTCGTGGATGACCGATATAGCTACAAGGAGCTAATGCACTTAGAGGCCTTAGGTATCAAAGAGGTTGCAGATAAACTACGCGAGGGATATTTCCATCGGGGTAGCTACTTGCCTGTTAACCCTAAGGGAGGCCACTTGGCTAAGGGTTTCCCCTTGGAAGCGTCTGGCCTCTCGCTACTTGTCGACGCTGTGGAATTTCTGAGAGAAGGAGGGGAAAGCGCCATTGTAGCGAGTTGGAGGGGCATTCCCACTTTTACAGGAGGGGTGGTGGTGGTAAGGAGATGA
- a CDS encoding acyl-CoA dehydrogenase family protein translates to MDKLLLDTVRDFSRKYILPLAEKIDREDWYPREIIAKMGEVGILDPLHYGADLYDSMLSLSEIARVSGSVALIQDVQGELVNAPIRKYLGSGLSDELAQGKIIGSFALSEPCCGSDTRSMRTTARKEDGKIVINGDKMWITQGLYADLFLVAARDADNGKISTYLVSKGNCIEREKVEVQGNRGTGTAKILFSDCKAEAKVGGWEVVKYALAIGRIAISALSLGLALGAMEEAYAWASERNVFGRKLVEHEGIQWMFADSLSEILATRSLLETTCAAFTRDWVEAEPLISSLKLNSSRMVNRVVDNMVQIMGGMGYAKSTRVERAFRDARLTRIGEGTDEVQRLILFRYVDKTLHS, encoded by the coding sequence ATGGATAAATTATTGTTAGATACCGTCAGAGATTTCAGCAGAAAATACATACTGCCCCTAGCGGAGAAGATAGATAGGGAAGATTGGTATCCTAGGGAGATAATTGCTAAGATGGGTGAAGTGGGAATTTTAGATCCTCTTCACTACGGTGCTGATCTTTACGACTCCATGCTTTCCTTGTCAGAGATAGCTAGGGTGAGCGGGTCTGTAGCCCTAATCCAGGACGTACAGGGGGAACTGGTTAATGCCCCAATTAGGAAGTATTTAGGGTCAGGGTTATCAGACGAACTAGCTCAGGGAAAGATTATAGGGTCTTTCGCCTTAAGCGAGCCCTGCTGTGGTTCGGACACTAGGTCCATGAGAACAACAGCCAGGAAAGAGGACGGGAAGATAGTCATAAATGGAGATAAAATGTGGATAACGCAGGGTCTCTATGCTGACTTGTTTTTAGTAGCTGCTAGGGATGCGGATAACGGTAAAATTTCAACGTATCTAGTTTCAAAGGGAAATTGCATTGAAAGGGAGAAAGTAGAAGTTCAGGGTAATAGGGGGACAGGGACAGCAAAGATCCTTTTTTCTGACTGCAAAGCGGAAGCAAAGGTGGGTGGATGGGAAGTGGTAAAGTACGCTTTAGCCATAGGGAGGATTGCCATTTCAGCCCTTTCGCTAGGTTTGGCGTTAGGGGCAATGGAAGAAGCTTACGCCTGGGCATCTGAGCGAAACGTCTTTGGAAGAAAGTTGGTCGAACATGAGGGAATTCAATGGATGTTCGCTGACTCTTTATCGGAGATACTGGCTACGCGATCCCTCTTGGAGACAACCTGCGCTGCGTTCACTAGAGACTGGGTAGAAGCTGAACCTCTCATCTCGTCCCTGAAGTTGAATTCCTCTAGGATGGTCAACAGAGTAGTGGACAACATGGTGCAAATCATGGGAGGGATGGGTTACGCTAAGTCCACAAGGGTAGAGAGAGCATTTAGGGACGCAAGGCTGACCAGGATAGGAGAGGGAACTGACGAGGTACAAAGACTGATATTATTTAGGTACGTTGATAAAACCCTCCATTCCTAA
- a CDS encoding acyl-CoA dehydrogenase family protein, producing MDFSLTEEERLFQEELREFLQKELRPITPKIDREGIPHEFVKKAAPLGIWAMPVSQEVGGQGASFLVSSIAAEEIARADFSMATAVLFLLESGWGYVLDKYGSRDLRETVLPKVTSGDWFLGIASTEPTGGSDVAGIKTTAKRENSTYLLNGQKIYISGVTEALEWGGGHLTLAKTSPEAGHKGISMFYVPIKSKGVEVSKIENMGRMGISSGILRYLNAEVPENFMVGEKDKGFYYAMDGFNHARVLVSAACVGAGETILDMGIEYVKSREVFSKKLKDYEAIAFEAAELKTRLEMAKLLTYKAAWMMDRFPNSDETAMLAAMSKLTGPQTAFEIIKSVMMWMGAYGYTKDALIEMGFRGVVSYMVGAEGAMNVMKLIISKRLFG from the coding sequence ATGGACTTTTCCTTAACTGAAGAAGAGAGGTTATTTCAAGAGGAATTGAGGGAGTTTTTGCAGAAGGAGTTACGTCCGATTACCCCTAAGATAGACAGAGAAGGAATTCCCCATGAATTCGTCAAGAAAGCAGCTCCTCTTGGAATATGGGCCATGCCTGTATCGCAGGAGGTTGGAGGGCAGGGTGCAAGCTTTCTTGTCTCATCCATAGCTGCTGAGGAAATTGCTAGGGCAGATTTTAGCATGGCTACGGCAGTCCTCTTTCTTCTTGAGAGCGGTTGGGGATACGTCCTGGATAAGTATGGGTCTAGGGACCTTAGGGAGACAGTCCTCCCAAAGGTCACCTCGGGGGACTGGTTCTTGGGAATTGCTTCAACGGAACCTACTGGTGGGAGCGATGTGGCTGGAATCAAAACTACTGCTAAACGAGAAAATTCCACTTACCTTTTAAATGGACAGAAGATTTACATCAGCGGAGTTACGGAGGCTCTCGAGTGGGGAGGAGGGCATCTCACATTAGCTAAAACCAGTCCAGAAGCTGGACACAAGGGGATATCAATGTTTTACGTTCCCATAAAGAGCAAGGGTGTAGAAGTAAGCAAGATTGAAAACATGGGCAGAATGGGAATATCGTCCGGTATCCTGAGGTACTTAAACGCTGAGGTGCCTGAAAATTTCATGGTTGGAGAGAAGGATAAGGGTTTTTACTATGCCATGGACGGCTTCAATCACGCCAGAGTTTTGGTATCTGCTGCCTGCGTAGGCGCTGGCGAGACTATCCTTGATATGGGAATAGAATACGTTAAGTCCAGAGAAGTATTTTCCAAGAAACTCAAGGACTATGAGGCGATTGCCTTTGAGGCAGCGGAACTGAAGACTAGGCTTGAGATGGCGAAGCTTCTTACCTATAAAGCAGCCTGGATGATGGACAGGTTCCCGAATTCCGATGAAACCGCAATGCTGGCTGCGATGAGCAAGCTCACGGGACCTCAAACCGCCTTCGAAATCATCAAATCAGTAATGATGTGGATGGGAGCTTACGGTTATACTAAAGACGCCCTAATTGAGATGGGATTTAGAGGCGTAGTGTCCTATATGGTTGGAGCGGAGGGTGCAATGAACGTTATGAAGCTCATTATTTCCAAGAGACTCTTCGGTTAA